A portion of the Cryptomeria japonica chromosome 5, Sugi_1.0, whole genome shotgun sequence genome contains these proteins:
- the LOC131065410 gene encoding wall-associated receptor kinase 5 isoform X2 — MLMHCRLVLRCVICLCLVGFTAAKCHPEKCGSISVSYPFWINNSGCGYPGFEITCEKDKVTGMLAPFFYVNVGNYTDGKLKGNYKDGFLYPYKIMEIGYTGYLVIDSYYNYAWTCNNTFGTTYFHLPSDGSFTISNSNKFVVVGCNTSGTYSFGDLGEVRCVAICDPQTDRPYCRYGCCEINLPNNWRSIDFTGGGMFPIFNSTDKKYYNECGFSTIFDPSTFKILDNKSNIYWGDGSEVSYGLRLNWGIGLQNCSMAKATTKYSCSINGECIESPSGGGHVCSCLPGYEGNGYFNGTDCTDIDECSDKKSNMCVGEEGGGICLNSIGSYNCSCAKGYQGDGFRNGTRCMSTSSNRAVFPAIIASLVVWWLKRRHFKLEERRISSVSCGLVAKETPLQS; from the exons ATGCTGATGCATTGTAGACTTGTGCTTCGCTGTGTAATTTGTCTCTGTCTGGTGGGCTTTACTGCTGCAAAATGTCATCCTGAAAAGTGCGGTTCAATAAGTGTGAGTTACCCTTTCTGGATCAACAATTCTGGTTGTGGATACCCTGGTTTTGAAATCACATGCGAGAAGGATAAAGTTACTGGGATGTTGGCTCCGTTCTTTTATGTCAATGTTGGCAATTATACTGATGGGAAGCTTAAAGGTAATTATAAAGATGGGTTTCTTTATCCTTACAAGATCATGGAGATCGGTTATACAGGCTACCTTGTCATAGACTCCTATTATAACTATGCCTGGACGTGTAATAACACCTTTGGGACAACCTACTTTCATCTACCTTCAGATGGGTCTTTCACTATTTCAAACTCCAATAAGTTCGTGGTTGTCGGCTGCAATACATCAGGTACCTATAGTTTTGGGGATCTGGGAGAGGTGAGATGTGTAGCAATTTGTGACCCTCAAACTGATCGACCATATTGCCGCTATGGGTGTTGCGAAATTAACCTTCCAAATAATTGGCGGTCAATTGATTTCACGGGAGGAGGTATGTTTCCTATATTCAATTCTACTGACAAAAAATATTATAACGAGTGTGGTTTCTCCACCATATTCGACCCCTCCACCTTCAAGATCCTCGacaataaatcaaatatttattgGGGAGATGGCAGCGAAGTTTCTTATGGTCTCCGCCTTAACTGGGGTATAGGCCTTCAGAACTGTTCTATGGCTAAAGCAACTACCAAATATTCTTGTTCCATCAACGGGGAGTGCATTGAGTCTCCTTCCGGAGGAGGGCATGTATGCAGTTGTCTTCCTGGATATGAAGGAAATGGCTACTTTAACGGCACAGATTGTACAG ACATAGACGAGTGCAGCGATAAGAAGTCGAATATGTGCGTTGGAGAGGAGGGAGGAGGAATATGCCTGAATTCGATAGGTTCGTACAACTGTTCTTGTGCAAAGGGTTATCAAGGAGATGGCTTTCGAAATGGGACAAGATGCATGTCCACAAGTTCAAATCGCGCTGTTTTTCCTGCAATCATAG CGTCTCTTGTGGTTTGGTGGCTAAAGAGACGCCACTTCAAACTTGAGGAAAGGAGGATAAGCAGCGTGTCTTGTGGTTTGGTGGCTAAAGAAACGCCACTTCAAAGTTGA
- the LOC131065410 gene encoding wall-associated receptor kinase 5 isoform X3, whose amino-acid sequence MLMHCRLVLRCVICLCLVGFTAAKCHPEKCGSISVSYPFWINNSGCGYPGFEITCEKDKVTGMLAPFFYVNVGNYTDGKLKGNYKDGFLYPYKIMEIGYTGYLVIDSYYNYAWTCNNTFGTTYFHLPSDGSFTISNSNKFVVVGCNTSGTYSFGDLGEVRCVAICDPQTDRPYCRYGCCEINLPNNWRSIDFTGGGMFPIFNSTDKKYYNECGFSTIFDPSTFKILDNKSNIYWGDGSEVSYGLRLNWGIGLQNCSMAKATTKYSCSINGECIESPSGGGHVCSCLPGYEGNGYFNGTDCTDIDECSDKKSNMCVGEEGGGICLNSIGSYNCSCAKGYQGDGFRNGTRCMSTSSNRAVFPAIIAYLLSWNW is encoded by the exons ATGCTGATGCATTGTAGACTTGTGCTTCGCTGTGTAATTTGTCTCTGTCTGGTGGGCTTTACTGCTGCAAAATGTCATCCTGAAAAGTGCGGTTCAATAAGTGTGAGTTACCCTTTCTGGATCAACAATTCTGGTTGTGGATACCCTGGTTTTGAAATCACATGCGAGAAGGATAAAGTTACTGGGATGTTGGCTCCGTTCTTTTATGTCAATGTTGGCAATTATACTGATGGGAAGCTTAAAGGTAATTATAAAGATGGGTTTCTTTATCCTTACAAGATCATGGAGATCGGTTATACAGGCTACCTTGTCATAGACTCCTATTATAACTATGCCTGGACGTGTAATAACACCTTTGGGACAACCTACTTTCATCTACCTTCAGATGGGTCTTTCACTATTTCAAACTCCAATAAGTTCGTGGTTGTCGGCTGCAATACATCAGGTACCTATAGTTTTGGGGATCTGGGAGAGGTGAGATGTGTAGCAATTTGTGACCCTCAAACTGATCGACCATATTGCCGCTATGGGTGTTGCGAAATTAACCTTCCAAATAATTGGCGGTCAATTGATTTCACGGGAGGAGGTATGTTTCCTATATTCAATTCTACTGACAAAAAATATTATAACGAGTGTGGTTTCTCCACCATATTCGACCCCTCCACCTTCAAGATCCTCGacaataaatcaaatatttattgGGGAGATGGCAGCGAAGTTTCTTATGGTCTCCGCCTTAACTGGGGTATAGGCCTTCAGAACTGTTCTATGGCTAAAGCAACTACCAAATATTCTTGTTCCATCAACGGGGAGTGCATTGAGTCTCCTTCCGGAGGAGGGCATGTATGCAGTTGTCTTCCTGGATATGAAGGAAATGGCTACTTTAACGGCACAGATTGTACAG ACATAGACGAGTGCAGCGATAAGAAGTCGAATATGTGCGTTGGAGAGGAGGGAGGAGGAATATGCCTGAATTCGATAGGTTCGTACAACTGTTCTTGTGCAAAGGGTTATCAAGGAGATGGCTTTCGAAATGGGACAAGATGCATGTCCACAAGTTCAAATCGCGCTGTTTTTCCTGCAATCATAG CCTATTTATTGTCATGGAATTGGTGA
- the LOC131065410 gene encoding wall-associated receptor kinase 5 isoform X1: MLMHCRLVLRCVICLCLVGFTAAKCHPEKCGSISVSYPFWINNSGCGYPGFEITCEKDKVTGMLAPFFYVNVGNYTDGKLKGNYKDGFLYPYKIMEIGYTGYLVIDSYYNYAWTCNNTFGTTYFHLPSDGSFTISNSNKFVVVGCNTSGTYSFGDLGEVRCVAICDPQTDRPYCRYGCCEINLPNNWRSIDFTGGGMFPIFNSTDKKYYNECGFSTIFDPSTFKILDNKSNIYWGDGSEVSYGLRLNWGIGLQNCSMAKATTKYSCSINGECIESPSGGGHVCSCLPGYEGNGYFNGTDCTDIDECSDKKSNMCVGEEGGGICLNSIGSYNCSCAKGYQGDGFRNGTRCMSTSSNRAVFPAIIGSVSSFVVLCLAASLVVWWLKRRHFKLEERRISSVSCGLVAKETPLQS, translated from the exons ATGCTGATGCATTGTAGACTTGTGCTTCGCTGTGTAATTTGTCTCTGTCTGGTGGGCTTTACTGCTGCAAAATGTCATCCTGAAAAGTGCGGTTCAATAAGTGTGAGTTACCCTTTCTGGATCAACAATTCTGGTTGTGGATACCCTGGTTTTGAAATCACATGCGAGAAGGATAAAGTTACTGGGATGTTGGCTCCGTTCTTTTATGTCAATGTTGGCAATTATACTGATGGGAAGCTTAAAGGTAATTATAAAGATGGGTTTCTTTATCCTTACAAGATCATGGAGATCGGTTATACAGGCTACCTTGTCATAGACTCCTATTATAACTATGCCTGGACGTGTAATAACACCTTTGGGACAACCTACTTTCATCTACCTTCAGATGGGTCTTTCACTATTTCAAACTCCAATAAGTTCGTGGTTGTCGGCTGCAATACATCAGGTACCTATAGTTTTGGGGATCTGGGAGAGGTGAGATGTGTAGCAATTTGTGACCCTCAAACTGATCGACCATATTGCCGCTATGGGTGTTGCGAAATTAACCTTCCAAATAATTGGCGGTCAATTGATTTCACGGGAGGAGGTATGTTTCCTATATTCAATTCTACTGACAAAAAATATTATAACGAGTGTGGTTTCTCCACCATATTCGACCCCTCCACCTTCAAGATCCTCGacaataaatcaaatatttattgGGGAGATGGCAGCGAAGTTTCTTATGGTCTCCGCCTTAACTGGGGTATAGGCCTTCAGAACTGTTCTATGGCTAAAGCAACTACCAAATATTCTTGTTCCATCAACGGGGAGTGCATTGAGTCTCCTTCCGGAGGAGGGCATGTATGCAGTTGTCTTCCTGGATATGAAGGAAATGGCTACTTTAACGGCACAGATTGTACAG ACATAGACGAGTGCAGCGATAAGAAGTCGAATATGTGCGTTGGAGAGGAGGGAGGAGGAATATGCCTGAATTCGATAGGTTCGTACAACTGTTCTTGTGCAAAGGGTTATCAAGGAGATGGCTTTCGAAATGGGACAAGATGCATGTCCACAAGTTCAAATCGCGCTGTTTTTCCTGCAATCATAG GATCAGTCTCTTCGTTTGTGGTTCTCTGTTTAGCAGCGTCTCTTGTGGTTTGGTGGCTAAAGAGACGCCACTTCAAACTTGAGGAAAGGAGGATAAGCAGCGTGTCTTGTGGTTTGGTGGCTAAAGAAACGCCACTTCAAAGTTGA